Proteins encoded within one genomic window of Streptomyces kaniharaensis:
- a CDS encoding replication-associated recombination protein A, protein MDEPDLFTAAAEERQAKEPGRAPLAVRMRPRTLDEVAGQRQLLKPGSPLRRLVAGSRGPAATSSVILWGPPGTGKTTLAHVISQAVEGRFVELSAITAGVKEVRAVIDGARRAVGMSGRETVLFLDEIHRFSKAQQDSLLPAVENRWVTLIAATTENPYFSVISPLLSRSLLLTLESLTDDDIRALLRRAVADERGLEGALELTEEAEDHLVRLAGGDARRALTTLEAAAGAALEKGEASITLATTETAVNHAAVRYDKDGDQHYDVASALIKSIRGSDVDATLHYLARMIEAGEDPRFIARRLMISASEDVGLADPTALQTAVAAAQAVAMIGFPEARIILSQAAIALALAPKSNAGYLAIDAALADVRQGLAGAVPPHLRDAHYGGAGKLGHGQGYRYPHDLPEGIAAQQYAPDAVHGKEYYRPTRRGGEARYADVVEWTRGRLRGEHKGE, encoded by the coding sequence GGGCAGCGGCAGCTGCTGAAGCCCGGTTCGCCGCTGCGCCGGCTGGTGGCCGGCTCGCGCGGCCCGGCGGCGACCAGCTCGGTGATCCTCTGGGGTCCGCCGGGCACCGGCAAGACCACGCTCGCGCACGTCATCAGCCAGGCCGTCGAGGGCCGCTTCGTCGAGCTGTCCGCGATCACCGCCGGAGTCAAGGAGGTCCGCGCGGTCATCGACGGCGCCCGGCGGGCGGTCGGCATGTCCGGCCGCGAGACGGTGCTCTTCCTGGACGAAATCCACCGCTTCTCCAAGGCCCAGCAGGACTCGCTGCTGCCGGCCGTCGAGAACCGCTGGGTCACCCTGATCGCGGCGACCACCGAGAACCCGTACTTCTCGGTGATCTCGCCGCTGCTGTCACGCTCGCTGCTGCTCACCCTGGAGTCGCTGACCGACGACGACATCCGCGCGCTGCTGCGCCGCGCGGTCGCCGACGAGCGCGGCCTGGAGGGCGCCCTGGAGCTGACGGAGGAGGCCGAGGACCACCTGGTGCGCCTGGCCGGCGGGGACGCCCGGCGGGCGCTCACCACGTTGGAGGCGGCGGCCGGGGCGGCGCTGGAGAAGGGCGAGGCGAGCATCACGCTGGCGACCACGGAGACCGCCGTCAACCACGCGGCCGTCCGCTACGACAAGGACGGCGACCAGCACTACGACGTGGCGAGCGCGCTGATCAAGTCGATCCGCGGCAGCGACGTGGACGCCACGCTGCACTACCTGGCCCGGATGATCGAGGCGGGGGAGGACCCGCGGTTCATCGCCCGGCGGCTGATGATCTCGGCCAGCGAGGACGTCGGCCTGGCGGATCCGACGGCGTTGCAGACGGCCGTGGCGGCGGCCCAGGCGGTGGCCATGATCGGCTTCCCGGAGGCGCGGATCATCCTGTCCCAGGCGGCGATCGCGCTGGCCCTGGCGCCCAAGTCCAACGCGGGCTACCTGGCGATCGACGCGGCGCTGGCGGACGTCCGGCAGGGCCTGGCGGGGGCGGTGCCGCCGCACCTGCGGGACGCGCACTACGGCGGCGCCGGAAAGCTCGGCCACGGCCAGGGCTACCGGTACCCGCACGACCTGCCGGAGGGCATCGCCGCCCAGCAGTACGCGCCGGACGCGGTGCACGGCAAGGAGTACTACCGGCCGACGCGGCGCGGCGGCGAGGCCCGGTACGCGGACGTCGTGGAGTGGACGCGGGGGCGGCTCAGGGGCGAGCACAAGGGCGAGTGA